ATTGTGTACGACATCAAGCGCGATGCAAATGCAAATGTTGTTTTAAACAATTTGTTTAAATACACAGCGCTACAAACTTCATTTTCAGTAAACAACATTGCTTTAGTTAAAGGAAGGCCAATGCTGTTGAATCTGAAAGACATGATTCACGAGTTTGTGGAGCATAGACATGAGGTAATCGTTAGACGTACACGCTATGAGCTGGCGGAAGCTGAAAAACGTGCTCATATTCTAGAGGGGTATTTAATTGCCTTGGATCATTTGGATGAAGTCATCAAATTGATCCGTAATTCGGATACTCCGGAAGATGCACGCCTTGGATTAATGGAGAAATTTGGCCTATCCGATCTTCAGGCTCGCGCAATCCTTGATATGACTTTACGTCGTCTAACAGGACTAGAACGTGATAAGATTAAAGAGGAATATGCTGAATTGATGAAAACAATTGACTATTTAAAATCGATATTGGAAGACGAGGGACTTCGTATGAAAATTATCAAAGATGAGTTAATTGAAATCAAAGAAAAATACGGTGACGAACGTAGATCCCAGATTGTACACTCTGCTGAAGATATGCGTATGGAAGATTTTATTGATGATGAAGAAATCGTTATCACAATCTCCCATAATAGTTACGTAAAACGTACACCATTATCCGAATATAAACGTCAGGGTCGCGGTGGCCGCGGATCAATTGGCACAAATACACGCGAAGAAGATTTTACCGAACATATCATTACAGCCTCGGCACATAATTATATGCTGCTATTTACAGAGGCAGGTCGCTGTTTCTGGTTGCGTGCATTTGAGATTCCTGAAGGAAGCCGTACTTCTAGAGGTCGAGCACTTCAAAATATCATCAACGTTCCAAAAGAAGAGAAAATAAAGGCTTTCATCCTGGTGAAGAACCTGAAAGACCAAGATTATTTGGAAAACAACTTCATTATTATGTGTACCAAAAAAGGTACGATTAAGAAGACGTCTTTGGAGGCCTATTCTCGTCCAAGAGCAAATGGTATCAATGCGATCAATATCAATGAAGGCGATCAATTGATTGAGGCTTGTTTGACTACTGGAAGCAGCGAAATTGTCATGGCACTCCGTTCTGGTCGCGCAATTCGTTTCAATGAATCTACGGTTCGTCCAATGGGCAGAACGGCAACAGGTGTACGTGGTATTACCTTGGCAGCGGAAAGCGATGAGGTGATTGGCATGATTAGTGTGAATGATTCGGAAACTACCGTGTTGGTCGTTTCTGAAAAAGGATACGGAAAACGTACAGATATCGAGGATTATCGCGTAACGAATCGTGGTGGTAAAGGTGTGAAAACAATTAATGTCACCGATAAGACAGGCGAACTCGTTGCAATTAAAGGCGTTACAGATAACGAAGATTTAATGATCATCAACAAATCTGGTATTGTTATCCGCATTGCTGTAGAAGAATTAAGAGTAATGGGACGTGCAACACAAGGTGTAAGGCTCATTAATTTGAAAGATAACGATGAGATCGCGTCTATTACGAAAGTCGATCGTGAAGAAGAGTCTGAAGAAGAGTCTGAACTGACCGAAGAGTCAACAGAAAATGGCGATTCGACTTCTGAAGAAAACACGGACTTAAACGAAGAATAAATAGTCTAATGAAAAACTTACTGATATCATTGTTAATATCTGCAAGTAGTTTAACTGTTGTTGCCCAATCCAATTTGAAAGAGGGCAGCAACAGTTTTGCTTTATATACCAAAACTGGCGAGTTTAAAAATCTCGAAAATGCGCGAAAGTTTGCAGACGCTGCCTTCCAATCGAAAAAAGATTCAGCTTCTGTCAACAATAACCTTCTGAGAGCCTTGGTATATAGCTCCTTGGCAGTTGCAGATTCGACAAGGAAGCAGTCGTATAAAATGGATCCTATCGACGTATCCATCAAATCACTCAAGCTTCTGGATCAAAAAAAAGCACGTCGAAACTTTCCTGCGGAGATGGATTATATTCGTCAAAATCTTGCTGGAGCGATCTCCTATCAGGGGGCTTTGGCTTTAAAAGATGGCAAATTTGATAAAGCTTATAAAGCTTACCTTCGAATAGATTCACTTGGCTTCAAAAATAATGATCTCAAATATAATCTGGCTGTACTCTCCGGCAAGAATAAAGATTATATGAATTCGATCAAATATTATGACGAACTTATTAAAAGTGAACATCCAAAGCCTAATTACTTTCTTGAATTAGCACAGATTTATTCGCTCGGAGGTACTAAACAGGATGTCTTGAACGTTCTTGAAAAAGGACATGCTATATTTCCTGAAAATAAACAGATACTTTTTAGATTAATTGATGTGTATTCAGCCAATAATTCTTATGACGCTATCTTAAATGTCATTGCTGATGCCATCCGTTTAGAGCCTGAAAATGTCGAACTGAATTATATTGCAGGCTATTCTTACGAAAATGCCAATGATATAAAACGAGCGAAAGAATATTATAATAATGTATTACGATTGGATCCGAATAATTATGAATCTAATCTTGCATTAGGGCTAATCAATCTGGAGACTTTATTAAAGGAACCTTCCAACCAGGATATACAAGAGTTGACCATCGAGTATCTGTTGAAGGCAAATGAGATTAAACCCTATGATGTCAATGCGCTTAAAGCTTTGGCTAAATATTATAAGCTTATTGATGACGCATCACAATTAGACAGAGTGAATTTATTATTGAATCAATTAACAGTTAAATAGATATGAATTTAAAATCTCTATTATTATTAGCAGCAATAGGTACTGTATCTACCTCAGTTTCTTTTGCGCAGACGGGCAATGTTAAAAAGGCAAAATCTGCCCTAGCGAAATTCCAAGAATTGAAAGACGCTGGTACGGTTCAATTGGGTATTCCTAATTTGAAATCGGCGAAAGAAGCTATTGACGCAGCTGTTGTCAATGACAAAACAAAAGATAATGCGGAAGCGTGGACGGTATATGCATTGGTAAATGCAAACCTATCAACAATAGATAAGTCATCTGAATTAGCGAAATTGGCGGAGGACGGAATTGCAAAAGCAAAACAGCTGGATACGGACGGTGCGAATAAAGCGAATATTACTGTTGCAGAGCAAATTCTGGGACAATATAATTTCAATTTGGGAGCAGAAGCATATCAAGCACAAAAATATGCTGAATCGTACAGCTCTTTTACAAAAGCGTTGACTTATCTTCCTGGAGATACATTAGTTACTTATTACAGCGGTGTTGCAGCGCTATCAAATAAGGATTATAAGAATGCTGTGGAACGCTATAAGGAACTCATTCCAAGAAAAGATTTCTCTTCGCATAAAACAATTATGGTCGATCTACCGAAATTGTACCTCTCTATGCAAGATACAACTTCAGCACTTGAATATGCCAAAAAAGCGGCTGAAGCTTATCCAGATGATAATGCGGCGATGACTCAAAACATCGAATTGAATCTGATTACAGGCCACGAAAAAGAAACAATTGATGCTATCACTGCACAATTAGCAAAAGATCCAAACAATAAAAGCTTAAATTATTACTTAGGCATAGCCCAATCTTCAGCGAAAAACGAAGAAGCAGCAGTTGCAGCATACAAAAAAGCATTGGAGATTGATCCTAACTTTTTTGAAGCCAATACAAATTTAGCAATCACGTTGATGAACAAAACACGTGAAAAATTAAATGTTGTTAATAATAACAGAAAATTGACGCAAGCGCAATATGATGCAGAATTAAATAAAATTAAAGCTGAATTAAAGCCAGTGCTTCCTTACTTAGAGAAAGCAGTTTCTTTGCAACCAAAAAATGTAGATGCTTTAACGAACTTAAAGAACTACTATATTTTTATGCAAGACGAAGCTAAAACGGCCGAGATCAATGCTAAGATCAAAGAAGTGGAGTAAAAAATAAACTTCCATAAAAAAGCCCGCATCTGATGACGCGGGCTTTTTTATGGAAGTTTTTTAGGGTTAAGCTAAAATCGCAATTAACTCAATCTGAAATATCAACGTACATTCTCCTCCTTTTCGAGGTAACAACTCTTCCTTTCCATAAGCCAGTTTTGGTGGAAGGCACACCTCCCAGATTGATCCAACCGGCATCATTGAAATCGCTTCTTGCCAACCCACAATGAGTTCATTAATATAAAACGTTTCGGGGCGCTTCCGCTTATACGAACTATCGAATACAGTTCCGTCTAGAAGCTCGCCTTTATAATGGCAGATAACTTTAGCCGACTTCTTGGGAATTTGCCCCGCCCCCTTTGTTAATACCTTATAATGCAAACCCGATGCGCATACGACTACTCCTTCTTGCTGGGCATACTTTTCCAAAAATGCCTTTCCAGCTTCCAGATTCTTTTCCGCAAGCGCTGCTGAACTTAACTTATTTTTCTTTCTCTGAACCAAAACTCAATGGATTAAAATTCAATATTGCTAATTATTTATGTTAGCCTCAAAAATAACAGCTTTTTCTCCTTTTAACGAAAAAAGACCAAGTTTTTGTTCGATAGAATATCTTATGAAAGGAGCTTTGCATCCAAGGTTTTTTCGAAACTGAATGCCTTACTCACCGGACAGTTTTCCTTCGCTTTATGCGCTATTGTTTGAAACTCAGTTTCGCTTATCGTTGGCACCTTTCCTTGCAGTTCAAGTTCAGATCGCACAATTGAACCATTCTCGAACACGATTGTAGAAACTGTTGTTAGTTCTTCCGGAACAAAACCGGCCTCAGAAAGAAAAGCACTCAATTGCATGGTGAAACATCCTGCATGTGCTGCTGCCAATAATTCTTCGGGATTTGTCCCCACACCATTTTCAAACCGTGTCGAAAATGAATATTGCGTATGATCCAACGCTGTACTGTCTGTAGTCAGGCTACCTTTTCCTTCTTTCAGATTGCCGTTCCATTGGGCTGTTGCTTTTCTTCTCATGTTTTCTATGCTAATTATTTAATTTTTCTAACGTTAATTTCTCCTGTCGCGATTCTAGCCTTTCAGGTATCTTTTATAGAACAAATAGCCGATCAAAAAGTTGTACACTATTGAATAATTGATGTCGCATTTTGAACGGCGCTTACGTTAACAATTGTATTAAAACTAAACTCATGAATAAATTATTGTACCTTTTTATCCTTGTAATCGCCTTTAATTCATGTAAAACTCGTCAAGTCAAAGAACAGGCTTTGATACAGGACTGTCCTGAAGAGAAGATTGTCAATAAAATACCTGGTCCCCCAGTAAAGGGCGAATCTGAAAAAGTTTACTATATCTATCAAGGCAAAAGAATTTCACCAAAACAATTTGACCAAGAATGGCTCGAGAAAAATTGTGATATTAAAGAGACAGTTGTTTATTGATTTTATTTCTTAAAACAAGCATAAAGACGTAATTTCGCCTAAAATTTTTATAATGACAATTTCTCTTCGGGAGGTCAATCAAAAGATTTTAGGCTACGTCTCTTTAACTTTCCTTGGTTACCTCACAATCGGCCTATCGCTTGCTACCCTCCCCATCTTTATTCATCAAACTTTAGGATTTAATACTATTATTGCGGGACTCGTTATTAGCGTTCAATATATCGCTACTTTCCTACTACGCGGTTATGCAGGAAAAATTGTGGACACCAAGGGCCCCAAGATTTCCGTTCTGCGCAGCATGTTATTTTTTGCATTATCCGGACTCCTTTTATTGCTTGTTTTTCTATTCCGGTCTCAGCCTCTGCTCAGTTTGGGTCTCCTACTTATTACCCGCTTGTTTACTGGAATTGGAGAGGGTCTAGTGGGTGCGAGCCCTATAAATTGGGCATTAATGGAGCTCGGCGACGAACATGCCGCAAAAGCGATCTCTTTCAACGGAATAGCCAGCTATGGTGCATTGGCTATTGGTGCGCCCTTGGGTGTGTTGCTGGTGGATCATATCAATTATGAAGCTTTGGCTCTATTGACCAGTGCTATTGGTCTGCTCGGCTATTTTTATTGCCGCGCAAAAACACCCTATCAAGTGGCGGGTAAAAAGGCTGAAAAAGTGAGTTTTAAACGCGTATTGCTTTTAGTAGCTCCCTTTGGAATTTGTCTTGCTTTAGGTGGTCTGGGGTTTGGCAGCATCTCCACTTTTATGACGCTTTACTATGAACATTTCAATTGGGAAAATGGGGCAGCGTGCTTAACTTTATTTGGCGTATTTTTTATTTTAACACGGCTAATTTTCAATAAGGTCATTGACCAATATGGTGGGCTCAAGGTTGCCTTAGTTAGTCTTTTCGTTGAAACAGTAGGCCTCACGGTTATCGCCGTGGCAATTGATCCCTTATGGACCCTATTGGGCGCTGCGTTAACGGGTTTTGGCTTCTCACTGGTATTTCCTGCGCTTGGTGTCGAAGCCATTAAACGGGTAGACCAAAGTCAACAAGGCTCTGCTCTGGCTGCTTATGGGCTATTTATTGATATTTCACTTGGCATCACAGGTCCATTAATTGGCTTTGTGGCCAATAATAGGGGGATGACAGCGATATACCCATTTAGTACCATGATGGTCTGCATTGGTTTTGCCGTTGTTGGAAACCTACTCTATCAAAAACAGCGGGAGCTGACACCATAGTCTCCACTAAACATCCGTACATCGTATCAAAGATATACCTACAAAAAGAGCGGTGAATGTTTAAACATTCACCGCTCTTTTTGTAGGTATATTCGTTAAAGTTAACCTTCAATACTAGGTACGCCAACAACTTCATTGGTATCAGCATTGTAATCGATACCCTCAAAATTGAAACCGAACAAATTGAAAAACTCGTTACGATAACCCTCAATATCTGAAATTTCGGCTAAATTTTCAGTTGTTGCTTTCTCCCACAATGCTGCAACTTCAGCCTGAACATCTTCACGCATTTCTAAGTCATCAACACGGATACGACCTTTCTCATCAAGCAATACTTTACCGTCAGCAGTATAAAGTCGCTCAGCAAACAAACGTTGCATTTGCTCTATTGTACCTTCGTGAATTCCTTTTTCCTTCATGACTTTATACAATAAAGAAATGTATAAAGGAACAACAGGAATAGCTGAGCTTGATTGCGTAACCAGAGCTTTATTTACCGATACATAGGATACACCATTAATATCGCTCAAAATCGCATTTATGGCAGGCACTGTGCCTTCTAAATCATCCTTCGCACGACCAATCGTACCATTACGGTAAATTGGATAAGTAAGTTCAGGACCTATGTAAGAATAGGCAACTGTTTTCGCTCCATCAGCTAACACACCAGCAGCCTTAAGATCTTCGATCCAAAACTTCCAGTCTTCTCCACCCATAACAGCTACAGTATTCGCAATATCTTCTTCATTTTCAACAGGCTGAATGGTAATATCTGAAATTACACCCGTATGGAAATCTACCGTTTTGTTGGTAAATGGTTCTTGTATCGGTTTCAAAACAGAAGCATGTGCTACGCCTGTTTTTGGATGCGTACGGCGTGGTGATGCCAAACTGTAAACCACTAAATCAACCTGTCCCAGATCCTTTTTAATAAGTTCAATAGTTTGTTTTTTCACTTCGTCCGAAAAAGCGTCACCATTGATACTTTTGGCATATAATCCCGCCTCATGGGCTTCTTTCTCAAAAGCTGCGGAATTGTACCATCCAGCAGTCCCGGGCTTGCCTTCTGCCGCAGGTTTTTCAAAAAATACACCGATTGTAGCAGCTCCAGAACCAAATGCTGCAGAAATCCGAGATGCAATACCAAATCCAGTAGAAGCACCGATTACCAATACTTTCTTTGGACCATTCGCGATCTCACCTTTGGATTTCACGTATTCAATTTGATTTTTAATGTTTTGCGCAGCCCCTTGTGGATGCGAGGTTAAACAAATAAAACCTCTAGTTCTTGGTTGTATAATCATCTTGATTAATTTTCTTACTACTTGTTTTATTGATTAGGCAAAATAAGGAATTTTAAATGAGAAAATCGCGATAAAAATCAATTAGTTTTTGTTTCATTTTCATTTAAACGGACATTTGCTTACTTTCACAAAGTTAAGTATACATCGCATTCCACTTATTTATGCCAATCCAATTTACAATAAAAAAGAATAAAAAAAATGCACTTTTTTTAGGAACGCTAGCCGCCTTATTTTTTGCCAGTACCTTCGTTCTAAACCGCATTATGGCCGTGTCCGGTGGAAGCTGGCAATGGACAGCCTCCTTACGGTTTATTTGGATGCTCCCAGTCTTACTTATCATTGTTGCCATAAGAGGAAACCTCATCGATTTACTTAAAGAAATCAGATCCAACCTTTGGCAATGGCTTCTTTGGAGTACCATCGGATTCGGACTGTTCTATGCGACGCTTACCTATGGCGCAAATTATGGCCCATCTTGGCTCGTAGCCAGCACTTTCGAATTCACCATTATAGCCGGCATGTTTATTGGTCCGCTGCTCGAAAAGAAAGGTCAGCGAAAAAGCATATCAAAAGCTTCACTCCTCTTCTCCATTCTAATTTTTTTAGGTATTCTTTTGATGCAAATTTCAGAAGCCCAGTCAACCTCCTTAAACAGCATGTTATTGGGAACCATCCCTGTATTGATCGGTGCCATTGCCTATCCCTTAGGTAACCGTAAAATGATGAAAATATCAAATAATAGGTTAGATGCTTTTCAACGCACGCTCGGGATGACGCTCTGTAGTATGCCATTTTGGATTATCCTGAGTCTATTTGGCTATTCTGATCATGGTTTACCAACTGATAGCCAGCTCTTCCAAACCTTTTTAGTGGCCATTTGTTCGGGGGTGATTGCAACACTTTTATTTTTCTCAGCTACTGATTTCGTTCATCACGATCATAAAGCCTTAGCAGCTGTAGAGGCAACACAGGCCATGGAAGTTATTTTTACGCTGCTAGGCGAAATTCTCATCTTGCAGGCGGCACTTCCAAATGTATATTCCTGTATGGGTATTGTATTGGTGGTCATTGGCATGATACTCCATAGTCGCACAAGTTAATAATGCCCTACCTTTCATCTGCTTGTAATGTTCTGCTTATTTTACTCAGGTTTAAGCTGTTGGCCATTGCCGAGAAAATATCATAATAGGTTCCTTTATGTGCGTATAGATCTTCATGTTGTCCTTTCTCCACCACCATCCCCTTTTCCATGACCACAATAGCATTGGAATCGATGATCTGGGAGATACTGTGGGAAACGATAATTACTGTACGGTCTTTCTTTATGGCATCCAAACTATTTTTAATCTGTTCGGTCGCAATGGCGTCCAAATTAGCCGTAGGCTCGTCGAGAAAAATAATCGGTGGATTTTTTAAAAACAAACGAGCTATAGCGATCCGCTGCTGCTGCCCCCCTGACAGCGATTGCGCATCTGAATCGTAACCTTTGGGCAAATCCATAATCTGCTCATGGATATAGGCCTTTTTGGCCGCTTCAATGATCTCTTCCCTGGAACTTCCCATTTTACCATATTCAATATTTTCAAAGATAGTTCCTTTAAAAATATGATTCCGTTGCAATACCATACCGATATGTCGACGGAGAAACGCTGTATCGTATTTTGCCAAGTCTACCCCGTCCAAAAAAATTTGCCCACTGGTGGGTTCATAAAATTTATCCAATAAGTTGATAATCGTACTTTTCCCGGCTCCACTCAGCCCCACTAATGCCGTAATTTCATTTGGCTTGATCTCAAAATTCACATCCTTTAAAGCAACCGTCCCATTCGGATATTCAAAAAATACATTCCGTAGCGCCAAATGTCCTTTTATCTGTGCCGGCTTATAATCTCCCTTTGATTCTATATACTCGTCAGATTCCAAAATTTCAAAGAAAGATTCCGAATAGACCAGGGCATCGTTTACCTCATCATAAATCCGGTGCAGCTGACGAATCGGCGCCGAAACGTTATTAAATAACATAATATGAAACATAATCGCACCAATGGTAATTTGGCCGGAGAGAACAAGATAGGCCGTTAAAACAATAATTATCACAACGGCAATCTGTTCTACGAAATTTTTAATGCTATCGTAAAAAAAACTTGTTTTTCGAGTTTCCATTTGATTCTCAGTCATTTCATATTGAATCTTTTCATGACGTTTCGCTTCTTCTGGCTCTCGAACGAAAGATTTAATTACCAAAATTGAATCGATCAAACTAATGATCCGATTATTTTTCGACTCCCGGTATTTGCGCATCTGCCTCCTAAAGCCCGTCAATCTGGAGGCTTGGGTCTGACTAATATAAAGATACAAGGGAATAACAGCCAATCCCACTAGACCTACGTATACATTAGCGTAGAACATACAGATTAATGCAATGATTGCATTGGCAAACAAAGGCAGAATATCAATAAAGAAATTTTGGACCAGACGTGTCAACGAACTAATCCCGGCATCTATCCGGGTAGCCAATTTCCCACTTTCATTGTCGGTTGAGGTATAGAAGGCTAACTTATAGGTTAAAATACGGTTTACAATGGATTGAGAAAAGTCACGTGCGATATAAATGCGAAGTTTCTCCCCGTAAAATTTCTGACCAAATTGCACAAAAGCGTAGACAATTTCTTTAATTAGTAAAATAATACTGATTATACCAACAAGATACATGCCTTTCGATAAAGGCTCCTTGGCGACCATCAGCCCATTAATTTGATCGACGGTATAACGTAAAATAAATGCGTTTATTTGCGCTGCGAAAGACCCCACTACCGTTAATAGCAACGTATAAATAATCAGCTGACGATAAGGTTTGGCAAAGGGAACAATTTTCTTAAATAATTGTGGGATAGTCATTGAAATCGATTTTAATACACAGAAAACAATTAAGTTACGGACATTGTTTAACTGAAAGCATACAATCATTTTGATCGCAGCGCAGGGCTGACCTAAATTAGGAAGATATCCAAAGCGTGAAGCCAGCTTCTTTGATAATCGAATAACTTAAACGGTACTGTCAGGAATAGGTTTGGAATTACATAAAACAGGGCTATCCAAAATAGATAGCCCTGTTTTATGTCAAGTGATAGCCACGCTACATTAACCAAAAATCCGATTTAACACTTTGGCAAGGCGTAAACCACCTTTGAGCATACATTGCTCCATAATATCTTTGTTTTGATAGACATAGGAGTAGGATAAATTGGCATTATTAGCTACGTCAGCGTAAATCTTTTCAGCTAATTGATTTGATTCATACAACCAATTCGAGAGTTCTCCAGCCGCTAACTGCGCATTCTCTTTTTTATTGTTCACATCTAAAACAGTTGCAAACTCGGTGTAACTATACTTCTCATTATCAACCAAATCGCTATCCCATACACGGTGAATATTTGACTTTTTTCCAAACCAGCTTACTTCAATCTTATTGCCTCCTTGATCCTCAGCACGGCTAACGTGCATGGGTTGATGCGCATCGCCCAAAATATGGATCAAGAAATAGAGGTTTTGCTTTTGCTGATCCATTGGAAGAGTTTTATCTGCAAACGACTTCTCAATACGTAGCGCTGTCTTATAAAGATTCTCGTCGGCTGAACTTTCTAAACCCAATTGAAAATCAGCCCAGGGTAAATTCGAGTTTAAATTGATAAAATGGGAATTT
The Sphingobacterium multivorum genome window above contains:
- the gyrA gene encoding DNA gyrase subunit A — encoded protein: MAEETENDNNLVPANDRIIPINIEDQMKSAYIDYSMSVIVSRALPDARDGMKPVHRRVLYGMLDLGVTSGKPYKKSARIVGDVLGKYHPHGDSSVYDTMVRMAQDWSLRYPLVDGQGNYGSIDGDPPAAMRYTEARLKKIAEEMLSDINKDTVDFQNNFDDSLQEPTVLPTRIPNLLVNGASGIAVGMATNMAPHNLSEVIDGTIAFIDNRDIEVSELMQHIKGPDFPTGALIYGYAGVQDACNTGRGRIVMRAKAEIEATKSGREQIIVTEIPYQVNKANMIERTAELVNEKKLEGISAIRDESDRTGMRIVYDIKRDANANVVLNNLFKYTALQTSFSVNNIALVKGRPMLLNLKDMIHEFVEHRHEVIVRRTRYELAEAEKRAHILEGYLIALDHLDEVIKLIRNSDTPEDARLGLMEKFGLSDLQARAILDMTLRRLTGLERDKIKEEYAELMKTIDYLKSILEDEGLRMKIIKDELIEIKEKYGDERRSQIVHSAEDMRMEDFIDDEEIVITISHNSYVKRTPLSEYKRQGRGGRGSIGTNTREEDFTEHIITASAHNYMLLFTEAGRCFWLRAFEIPEGSRTSRGRALQNIINVPKEEKIKAFILVKNLKDQDYLENNFIIMCTKKGTIKKTSLEAYSRPRANGINAININEGDQLIEACLTTGSSEIVMALRSGRAIRFNESTVRPMGRTATGVRGITLAAESDEVIGMISVNDSETTVLVVSEKGYGKRTDIEDYRVTNRGGKGVKTINVTDKTGELVAIKGVTDNEDLMIINKSGIVIRIAVEELRVMGRATQGVRLINLKDNDEIASITKVDREEESEEESELTEESTENGDSTSEENTDLNEE
- a CDS encoding tetratricopeptide repeat protein, whose translation is MKNLLISLLISASSLTVVAQSNLKEGSNSFALYTKTGEFKNLENARKFADAAFQSKKDSASVNNNLLRALVYSSLAVADSTRKQSYKMDPIDVSIKSLKLLDQKKARRNFPAEMDYIRQNLAGAISYQGALALKDGKFDKAYKAYLRIDSLGFKNNDLKYNLAVLSGKNKDYMNSIKYYDELIKSEHPKPNYFLELAQIYSLGGTKQDVLNVLEKGHAIFPENKQILFRLIDVYSANNSYDAILNVIADAIRLEPENVELNYIAGYSYENANDIKRAKEYYNNVLRLDPNNYESNLALGLINLETLLKEPSNQDIQELTIEYLLKANEIKPYDVNALKALAKYYKLIDDASQLDRVNLLLNQLTVK
- a CDS encoding tetratricopeptide repeat protein; this encodes MNLKSLLLLAAIGTVSTSVSFAQTGNVKKAKSALAKFQELKDAGTVQLGIPNLKSAKEAIDAAVVNDKTKDNAEAWTVYALVNANLSTIDKSSELAKLAEDGIAKAKQLDTDGANKANITVAEQILGQYNFNLGAEAYQAQKYAESYSSFTKALTYLPGDTLVTYYSGVAALSNKDYKNAVERYKELIPRKDFSSHKTIMVDLPKLYLSMQDTTSALEYAKKAAEAYPDDNAAMTQNIELNLITGHEKETIDAITAQLAKDPNNKSLNYYLGIAQSSAKNEEAAVAAYKKALEIDPNFFEANTNLAITLMNKTREKLNVVNNNRKLTQAQYDAELNKIKAELKPVLPYLEKAVSLQPKNVDALTNLKNYYIFMQDEAKTAEINAKIKEVE
- a CDS encoding FKBP-type peptidyl-prolyl cis-trans isomerase, which produces MVQRKKNKLSSAALAEKNLEAGKAFLEKYAQQEGVVVCASGLHYKVLTKGAGQIPKKSAKVICHYKGELLDGTVFDSSYKRKRPETFYINELIVGWQEAISMMPVGSIWEVCLPPKLAYGKEELLPRKGGECTLIFQIELIAILA
- a CDS encoding OsmC family protein, whose amino-acid sequence is MRRKATAQWNGNLKEGKGSLTTDSTALDHTQYSFSTRFENGVGTNPEELLAAAHAGCFTMQLSAFLSEAGFVPEELTTVSTIVFENGSIVRSELELQGKVPTISETEFQTIAHKAKENCPVSKAFSFEKTLDAKLLS
- a CDS encoding MFS transporter; amino-acid sequence: MTISLREVNQKILGYVSLTFLGYLTIGLSLATLPIFIHQTLGFNTIIAGLVISVQYIATFLLRGYAGKIVDTKGPKISVLRSMLFFALSGLLLLLVFLFRSQPLLSLGLLLITRLFTGIGEGLVGASPINWALMELGDEHAAKAISFNGIASYGALAIGAPLGVLLVDHINYEALALLTSAIGLLGYFYCRAKTPYQVAGKKAEKVSFKRVLLLVAPFGICLALGGLGFGSISTFMTLYYEHFNWENGAACLTLFGVFFILTRLIFNKVIDQYGGLKVALVSLFVETVGLTVIAVAIDPLWTLLGAALTGFGFSLVFPALGVEAIKRVDQSQQGSALAAYGLFIDISLGITGPLIGFVANNRGMTAIYPFSTMMVCIGFAVVGNLLYQKQRELTP
- the fabV gene encoding enoyl-ACP reductase FabV; the encoded protein is MIIQPRTRGFICLTSHPQGAAQNIKNQIEYVKSKGEIANGPKKVLVIGASTGFGIASRISAAFGSGAATIGVFFEKPAAEGKPGTAGWYNSAAFEKEAHEAGLYAKSINGDAFSDEVKKQTIELIKKDLGQVDLVVYSLASPRRTHPKTGVAHASVLKPIQEPFTNKTVDFHTGVISDITIQPVENEEDIANTVAVMGGEDWKFWIEDLKAAGVLADGAKTVAYSYIGPELTYPIYRNGTIGRAKDDLEGTVPAINAILSDINGVSYVSVNKALVTQSSSAIPVVPLYISLLYKVMKEKGIHEGTIEQMQRLFAERLYTADGKVLLDEKGRIRVDDLEMREDVQAEVAALWEKATTENLAEISDIEGYRNEFFNLFGFNFEGIDYNADTNEVVGVPSIEG
- a CDS encoding DMT family transporter gives rise to the protein MPIQFTIKKNKKNALFLGTLAALFFASTFVLNRIMAVSGGSWQWTASLRFIWMLPVLLIIVAIRGNLIDLLKEIRSNLWQWLLWSTIGFGLFYATLTYGANYGPSWLVASTFEFTIIAGMFIGPLLEKKGQRKSISKASLLFSILIFLGILLMQISEAQSTSLNSMLLGTIPVLIGAIAYPLGNRKMMKISNNRLDAFQRTLGMTLCSMPFWIILSLFGYSDHGLPTDSQLFQTFLVAICSGVIATLLFFSATDFVHHDHKALAAVEATQAMEVIFTLLGEILILQAALPNVYSCMGIVLVVIGMILHSRTS
- a CDS encoding ABC transporter ATP-binding protein; translated protein: MTIPQLFKKIVPFAKPYRQLIIYTLLLTVVGSFAAQINAFILRYTVDQINGLMVAKEPLSKGMYLVGIISIILLIKEIVYAFVQFGQKFYGEKLRIYIARDFSQSIVNRILTYKLAFYTSTDNESGKLATRIDAGISSLTRLVQNFFIDILPLFANAIIALICMFYANVYVGLVGLAVIPLYLYISQTQASRLTGFRRQMRKYRESKNNRIISLIDSILVIKSFVREPEEAKRHEKIQYEMTENQMETRKTSFFYDSIKNFVEQIAVVIIIVLTAYLVLSGQITIGAIMFHIMLFNNVSAPIRQLHRIYDEVNDALVYSESFFEILESDEYIESKGDYKPAQIKGHLALRNVFFEYPNGTVALKDVNFEIKPNEITALVGLSGAGKSTIINLLDKFYEPTSGQIFLDGVDLAKYDTAFLRRHIGMVLQRNHIFKGTIFENIEYGKMGSSREEIIEAAKKAYIHEQIMDLPKGYDSDAQSLSGGQQQRIAIARLFLKNPPIIFLDEPTANLDAIATEQIKNSLDAIKKDRTVIIVSHSISQIIDSNAIVVMEKGMVVEKGQHEDLYAHKGTYYDIFSAMANSLNLSKISRTLQADER